The window CGGTCAGCACCGGGCCGAAGATCTCCTCCTGGACGACCGGGGAGCTGTCGGGCAGACCGGCGATGACGGTCGGCTGGTGGTAGAAGCCGGGGCGGTCGACACGGTCGCCGCCGATGACGATGCGGGCGCCCTCGGCGCGGGCCCGGTCGATGTGGTCGCGCACCTTGGCCAGGTGTCGTTCCCCGGCCATCGGCCCGATCACGGTGGCCGGGTCGAACGGGTCGCCGAGCGGGACGCCGGGCAGTGCCTGGGCGAGGATGCCGAGGAGGGTGTCGTACAGCGGGCGGGCTACCAGCAGCCGGGGGCCGCCCATGCAGAACTGGCCGGTGTTGAAGACGAACGCCTTGATCACCGTGCCGACGGCCTTCTCCACGTCGGCGTCGTCGAACACGATGTTCGCCGCGTTGCCGCCGAGTTCCATGGTCACCGGTTTGAGGGCGGCTCCGGCGGTGGCCGCGGCGTGTCGGCCGACCGCGGTGGAGCCGGTGAACGCGACCTTGTCGACGCCGGGGTGACGCAGCAGTGGCTCCCCGGCGTCGGGTCCGCGGCCGGTGACCACGTTGAGGACACCGGCCGGCACCCCGGCTTCGGTCAGCAGTCTCGCCATGAACAGGGCGGACAGCGGGGTGTCGTCGGCCGGTTTGTGGACGACGGTGTTGCCGGCGGCCAGCGCGGGGGCGAGCTTGGAACTGCTCAGGATCAGCGGGAAGTTGAACGGCGTGATGGCCGCGACCACGCCGACCGGTTCGCGGCGGGTGTAGGCGTGCGCGGGCATGGCGACGGTACGGTGCTCACCGCCGACGGTCTGGATCAGGGCGGCGTAGTACTCGTAGACGTCGGCGGCGGTGTCCACGTCGACCGGCCGGCAGAGGCTGACCGGTTTGCCGACGTCGAGGCTCTCCAGGGCGGTGAGTTCGTCGGCGTGTTCGCGGATCAGCGCGGCGACCCGGTTCAGGATCCGGCCGCGTTCCCGGACCGGGGTGTCGCGCCAGGCCGGGAGGGCGGCGCGGGCCGCGGTCACCGCGTCCTCGACGTCTTTCGCGGTGCCGGCGGCGACCGTGGTGACGATCGTGCCGGTGGACGGGTCGAGCACGTCGAGGCGCCCGCCGTCGGCGGCGTCACGCCACCGGCCGTCGATGAACAGCTGTCCGGGGGCCGGCTCGGGCCGGGTGATGGGGGTCATAGTGCTGAGACGGTAGGGACGCGTGGCCCTTTCGGGACCGGTGAGGTTACGGGGGTGTTACCCGGTCCGGTCCGGAAACGGGTACCCGGGCGACCCAGGCGGCGACCTGCGAGCGGGACGAGAATCCG of the Actinoplanes sichuanensis genome contains:
- a CDS encoding aldehyde dehydrogenase family protein, which codes for MTPITRPEPAPGQLFIDGRWRDAADGGRLDVLDPSTGTIVTTVAAGTAKDVEDAVTAARAALPAWRDTPVRERGRILNRVAALIREHADELTALESLDVGKPVSLCRPVDVDTAADVYEYYAALIQTVGGEHRTVAMPAHAYTRREPVGVVAAITPFNFPLILSSSKLAPALAAGNTVVHKPADDTPLSALFMARLLTEAGVPAGVLNVVTGRGPDAGEPLLRHPGVDKVAFTGSTAVGRHAAATAGAALKPVTMELGGNAANIVFDDADVEKAVGTVIKAFVFNTGQFCMGGPRLLVARPLYDTLLGILAQALPGVPLGDPFDPATVIGPMAGERHLAKVRDHIDRARAEGARIVIGGDRVDRPGFYHQPTVIAGLPDSSPVVQEEIFGPVLTVQAFDTEDEAIALANGTPYGLAAGVQTRDIARAHRVAARLDAGIVWVNDWAMLDPAMPFGGVKASGFGREYGPEGLEPYTRTKSVLISLEA